Genomic segment of Actinomycetota bacterium:
GGGACCTGATGATCCGGCAGCTCATCGAGATCCAGTACGACCGCAACGACTACGAGCTCGGCCGCGGATCGTTCCGCGTGCGCGGCGACACGATCGACGTCTTCCCGCCATACGCCGACCACCCCGTGCGCGTCGGGTTCTTCGGCGACGAGATCGAGAGCATCGCCGAGATCGACCAGGTCACAGGCGAGGTGCTGCTGACGTACTCGTGGCTACCGATCTGGCCGGCCACCCATTACGTGACCGCACCCGACAAGCTAGCCGAGGCAGTGAAGACGATCCACGCCGAACTCCAGCAGCGACTCGGTGAGTTGCGTGCCGAAGGGAAGCTGCTCGAAGCCCAGCGGCTCGAGATGCGGATCACCTACGACCTGGAGATGCTGGAGACGATGGGCTTCTGCTCCGGGATCGAGAACTACTCCCGACACCTCGATGGGCGCGAAGCCGGCGAGCCAGCGAACACGCTACTCGACTATTTCCCCGAGGACTTCGTGTGCTTCATCGATGAGAGCCATGTCACAGTGCCCCAGATCCGTGGCATGCACGAGGGCGACAAGTCGCGCAAACTCACGCTGGTGGAGCACGGTTTTCGCCTTCCAAGCGCGCTCGACAACAGGCCGCTTCGGTTCGACGAGTTCGACGCCAGGGCCAAGCGCATAGTCCACGTCTCAGCCACCCCCGGCGACTACGAGGGCCGCGTTGCGCAGCAGGTGGTCGAGCAGATCATCCGCCCGACGGGCCTCGTCGACCCACAAGTGGTGGTGCGCCCCGTCAGGGGCCAGATCGACGACCTAATCGCCGAGGTCAAGGAGCGAGTGGCGCGCGACGAACGCACGCTGGTCACAACGCTTACCAAGAAGATGGCCGAGGACCTCACCGACTACCTGTTCGAACAGCAGGTCAACGCGCGATACCTGCACTCGGACATCGGCACGCTGGAGCGCATCGACATCCTGCGCGACCTGCGCCTAGGACACTTCGACTGCCTCGTGGGCATCAACCTGCTGCGCGAGGGGCTGGACCTGCCGGAAGTCTCGCTCGTGGCGATCCTCGACGCCGACAAGGAAGGCTTCCTTCGCAACCACCGCTCGCTCATCCAGACGATAGGGCGCGCCGCCCGCAACGTATCCGGGCAGGTCATCCTATACGCCGACAAGATGACGGAATCGATGCGGGTCGCCATCGAGGAGACCGACCGCCGCCGCGAGCGACAGATCGCACACAACACCGAGCACAACATCGAGCCGCGGACGGTGCGCAAAGCGATCGCCGACATCGTGCAGTACGTGCGCGAAGGCGAGGCGCAGTACACCACCGCCGCCGAGGCCGCCAAGGAGCTCTCGAAACTGCCGCACACCGAGGTGATGCGGATCATCTCGACGCTTGAAGAGGACATGCTCTCGGCCGCCGAATCCCTCGACTTCGAGGCAGCGGCCAGATTGCGCGATCAGATCGTGAAGTTGAAAGCCGAGGTAGAGCGCTCCACCGAAGGTGAAGCCATCGAACGCCTCAAGCAAGGCGCCCGCAAGGGCTCGGCCTTCGGCAGGTCGAAGAGGAGACGTTGAGGGACGAATGAACGACCAGGGGACTGATGTGGCTGCGGCCGAAGTGCTGTTGCGTAGGATGATGGGCGGGATGCTCACTGTGGTCGGGGTGGCGGCCCTCTATATTGGACAGATTGCAGCCATGTTTCTTCTTCCGGAGCTTGGCGGCAGATTGATCCATGCGGCGATCTACTACCCTTGGACTCAGAACTTGCTAAGCTTGATTCCACTGTTGATTTCCTTCGTTGTTGCTGTCCACGCTCCAAAGGGGACACCGCTCATCCTAAGGACGGTTGGGCTACGATTGGTGAGTCGTTCAGGTGCGGCGGAGCCCAGTGCCCGCCAAAGGATTCTGCGCTGGTTACTGCTGGTGCTCACGGTGATGCTCGCAGGGCTTCCGCTGGCGGTCATGTTCCTTCGAGCCGATAGACGAGCTGTTCACGACGTGTTTTCTGGGACGAATGTGACTTGGACCGCCGGTGATTGAGTTCGCATAGAGCGAGCACGCACCGTGCTACAATCCGCTGGGAGTCGAGGACGGCCTCACAGATGAAGAGAGGACCCGATGGCATCAGCCGCAATCGAGTGCAAGAGTCTCACCAAGTACTACGGCAAGGCTCGTGGTATCGACGGACTCGACCTTAGGGTCGAGAAGGGGACGACCTTCGGGTTCCTCGGCCCTAATGGGGCAGGCAAGACGACGACAATCAGGTGCCTTCTCGGGATGTTGAGGGCTAACTCGGGAGAGGCGTTCGTCCTAGGCGAGAAGGTGCGTCTCGATGGAGCGGCGCTCAGGCGGCGAATCGGTTATGTTGCCGGTGAGGTCAAGTTGTACGACAAGGAGACGGGGCGCTGGCACATCGACTACCTTTCCCGCTTCCGGGGAGGCCATGGCGTACTGACCGATCAGCTCATTGAGCGGCTACAGTTCGACTCGACCCGCCGTGTGCGTGAGCTCTCGAAGGGCAATCGCCAGAAGCTTGCACTCATCCTGGGCATGATGCACGACCCCGAGCTGCTCATGCTCGACGAGCCCACTAGCGGCCTGGACCCGCTCAACCAGGAAGTGGTGTTCGACATCATCTCCGAGCGCGTTGCCGCTGGCTCCACGCTGTTCCTCTCAAGCCACATTCTCTCCGAGGTCGAGCGCGTGTGTACAACCGTAGGAATCATCCGAGAAGGCCGGATCGTCGTCGAGGACCGGGTCGACACCCTGCTCAAGCAGCGACGGCGGCACCTGGAGGTGACCTTCCGCGATCCCACCGAGGCATCCGTGCTCGAAAGCGTGCCCGGCATCGCCGAGGTGCAGACTCTGGCACCCAACAGATACTCGGCGAAGGTGCGCGGCGACCACGTCGATGACCTGCTGAAGCTCCTCGCCCTTCACTCGGTCGAGGACTTGTCGCTGGAGCACGCGTCCCTGGAGGACGCCTTCGTCGACTACTACCGCAGCGATGAGGGAGGCCGCCAGTGAATCTCAACCTCTTCCTCACAACCTTGTATCAGCGCAGGATTGGGATGTTCTGGTTCTCTTTCGGCCTCGTGGCGTATTCATGGTTGATGGCGTGGACCTGGACGTTCTTCGGCGACATGTACGAGCAGCTTCTGGAGACGATGCCGCCCGAGATGATAGCGGTCTGGGTTCCGGAGGATCTCGAGGCAGGCACACTGGGCGGGTACTTCCAGACCGAGTACCTGGGAGTCATGTGGGTGCTCATCGTTGCTGTGGCCATCATCATATTCGCCGTGAAATCGATATCCAGCGAAGTCGCCGAGGGCACCATGGAGCTTCTGCTCGCTCAGCCCATCGCACGCCTTCAGTTCATCGTGACGCGCATCGCGGCGATGTTCGTGTACGCAGCGGTGTTGACCACAGCCACCTTCCTGCCGATCCAGATCCTGGGTCCCACCTACGACATCGAGATCCCCGGCAGGACCATGGCGCTCCTCTACGCCACCAGTTTCCTTCTAGTGGCCGCAATCGGCAGTTTCGCGATGATGCTCTCGGCAGCTATGCGGAGTGGCGGGCGTCCCGGCGCGATAACAGGGTCGCTGCTCGCGGCCATGTGGATCATGCAGGCGATCGCGCCCTTCGTCGAAGTAGTCGAGGACCTAGAGCCAATCAACCTGCTCACCTACTGGCAGCCAGGCGACCTGATCAACGACGGGGTAGTGATGGCGAGCAGTTGGTGGGTCTACGGCGCAATAATGGTCGTGTCGCTTGTTGTGGCCGTCGTCGCCTTCCTGCGTAGGGATCTCACATAAAACTTGTGGCAGGATGATTCCTCCGCACGCAGAACGGGAACACTAGATATCAATGACTGGTGTTGTTCTCGACAGGAGGTCGGTAGATGGGTTCGAACGACAAGTTCATGCGATTCCTTGCTGCCTGGGCGCTGGTGCATGAAACCGCCGATGAGGGCTGGAAGGCCGCGGTAGAGCGCGGCGTGGACGTGACTCCCGAGGCCATGAACGCTGGCCCGGAAGCGTTCGTCGACGGGCTCTCGGCGATAATCTTTGATGAGAAGGAGCGCCTCAAGACAGAGCTCGCTGCCGGAGCCGCTGAAGACGGGGGAAGCGCAGCCAGTGAGGGCGAGCGCATCGACGAGCTGCGCTTCGAGATAGCCGAGCTTAGAGGGC
This window contains:
- the uvrB gene encoding excinuclease ABC subunit UvrB; protein product: MNAGHHGGPAAVQRDHSGERKFRVVSQFEPAGDQPKAIAQLAEGIETGLRYQTLLGVTGSGKTFTMAKTIEAIQRPTLIMAPNKTLAAQLAAELKELMPDNAVVYFVSYYDYYQPEAYVPSTDTFIEKDASINAEVEKLRHAATAALLSRRDVVVVASVSCIYGIGSPEDYAGMAVFVTVGDELDRDLMIRQLIEIQYDRNDYELGRGSFRVRGDTIDVFPPYADHPVRVGFFGDEIESIAEIDQVTGEVLLTYSWLPIWPATHYVTAPDKLAEAVKTIHAELQQRLGELRAEGKLLEAQRLEMRITYDLEMLETMGFCSGIENYSRHLDGREAGEPANTLLDYFPEDFVCFIDESHVTVPQIRGMHEGDKSRKLTLVEHGFRLPSALDNRPLRFDEFDARAKRIVHVSATPGDYEGRVAQQVVEQIIRPTGLVDPQVVVRPVRGQIDDLIAEVKERVARDERTLVTTLTKKMAEDLTDYLFEQQVNARYLHSDIGTLERIDILRDLRLGHFDCLVGINLLREGLDLPEVSLVAILDADKEGFLRNHRSLIQTIGRAARNVSGQVILYADKMTESMRVAIEETDRRRERQIAHNTEHNIEPRTVRKAIADIVQYVREGEAQYTTAAEAAKELSKLPHTEVMRIISTLEEDMLSAAESLDFEAAARLRDQIVKLKAEVERSTEGEAIERLKQGARKGSAFGRSKRRR
- a CDS encoding RDD family protein is translated as MNDQGTDVAAAEVLLRRMMGGMLTVVGVAALYIGQIAAMFLLPELGGRLIHAAIYYPWTQNLLSLIPLLISFVVAVHAPKGTPLILRTVGLRLVSRSGAAEPSARQRILRWLLLVLTVMLAGLPLAVMFLRADRRAVHDVFSGTNVTWTAGD
- a CDS encoding ABC transporter ATP-binding protein produces the protein MASAAIECKSLTKYYGKARGIDGLDLRVEKGTTFGFLGPNGAGKTTTIRCLLGMLRANSGEAFVLGEKVRLDGAALRRRIGYVAGEVKLYDKETGRWHIDYLSRFRGGHGVLTDQLIERLQFDSTRRVRELSKGNRQKLALILGMMHDPELLMLDEPTSGLDPLNQEVVFDIISERVAAGSTLFLSSHILSEVERVCTTVGIIREGRIVVEDRVDTLLKQRRRHLEVTFRDPTEASVLESVPGIAEVQTLAPNRYSAKVRGDHVDDLLKLLALHSVEDLSLEHASLEDAFVDYYRSDEGGRQ
- a CDS encoding ABC transporter permease, with the translated sequence MNLNLFLTTLYQRRIGMFWFSFGLVAYSWLMAWTWTFFGDMYEQLLETMPPEMIAVWVPEDLEAGTLGGYFQTEYLGVMWVLIVAVAIIIFAVKSISSEVAEGTMELLLAQPIARLQFIVTRIAAMFVYAAVLTTATFLPIQILGPTYDIEIPGRTMALLYATSFLLVAAIGSFAMMLSAAMRSGGRPGAITGSLLAAMWIMQAIAPFVEVVEDLEPINLLTYWQPGDLINDGVVMASSWWVYGAIMVVSLVVAVVAFLRRDLT